In Massilia sp. METH4, the genomic window AGGCGGTGCAGGAACTCGGCTACGTGCCGAACCGCGCCGCCCGCGCCCTCGCCTCCGCCCAATCGAATGTCATCGTGGTGCTCGTGCCCTCGCTGTCGAACACCGTGTTCACCGCAGTCCTTCAGGGGATCCAGGATGCGCTGGACGACGACAATTACCAGCTCCTGATCGGCAACACCCGCTATTCCGATGCCGAGGAAGAAAAGCTGCTGAACGTGTACATGCAGTCGAATCCGGACGGCATCCTGCTCTCCGGCCTCACCCACAGCACCCGCGTGCAGCAGATGCTGGAAACGTCGCGCGTGCCGGTGGTGTCGATGATGGACCTGTCGGCCGACCCGGAGACGCTGTGCGTCGGCTTCTCGCAAGTGGAAGCAGGTCAGGCGATGACGCGCTACCTGATCGGCAAGGGCAAGAAGCGCATCGGCTTCATCGGCGCCCAGCTCGACGAGCGCACGCTGCGCCGCGCCGAGGGCTACCGCAAGGCGATGGCGGACGCCGGCCTGGCCGACCCGCGCCTGGAACTGATGGTGCCCGATCCTTCCACCATCGCGCTGGGCGCCGAACTGCTGGGCCGCATGCTGGCCCAGGTGCCCGATTGCGACGCGATCTTCTGCTGCAACGACGACCTGGCGCATGGCGCCATCTACCAGTGCCAGCGCCGCGGCATTTCGGTACCGGAGCAGCTGGCCATCTGCGGCTTCAACGACCTGCCGGCCTCGGCGTGGATGAAGCCCGCGCTGACGACGGTCGGCACGCCGCGCTACAAGATCGGCTACGAGGCCGCCACGATGCTGCGCGCCGCCATCCGGGGCGAGCGGCCCGCGCAGCCGCACCTGGATCTCGGGTTCACGCTGATGGCGCGCGAAAGCGCTTGAGTGTGAAATCGTTGCCTAAAAAAGTTGCTCCAAAAATGGGGACGTACCCCATTTTCCCGGAAAGGTTGCCCTGAAAATGGGGTACGTCCCCATTTTTCGGGCAATGGTTGCCTTGAAATAGGCCACTTCGTGCAGTAGAATGAAAAATTGTGTTAGCGCTATCAGAGGGCGAGATGACTAAACAGGATGCCCCGCGCTGGGTGGTAATGGGCGTGGCCGGATGCGGCAAGAGTTCCGTGGGAGCGGCGCTGGCCGAGCGGCTCGGTGTGCGCTACGTGGAGGGCGACCGCTACCACTCGCCGGAAAACGTGGCCAAGATGAGCGCCGGCGTGCCGCTGACCGATGGCGACCGCCTGCACTGGCTGGCCAGCCTGCAGGGCGAAATCCGCGATGCTGCGCAGCGCGGCGAAGGAATCGTGGTGGGCTGTTCTGCCTTGAAGCGCCGCTATCGCGACCTGCTGCGTGAAGGCGTGCCGAACCTGCGCTTCGCCCACCTGGCGGGCTCGCGCGACCTGATCGCCGAGCGCATGGCCGCGCGTACGGGCCACTACATGCCGCTGTCGCTGCTGGACAGCCAGTTCGCCACGCTCGAACCGCTGCAGCCGGACGAAGCGGGCATCACGCTCGATATCCGCGAAGACGTGGCCGCCCTGGTCGACCACATCACGACAGCCGGCTGATCACGCCGGCCGCCGTGCCGTCATGCGGCAGGCACGGTCACCTCCAGCCGGTACGTGCGGCCGGCCTCGATGCCGGTCACGCGCGCTTCAGGCAACAGCTCGCCATCGCGGCGCACCTGGATCGCCGGCACGTCGCCACGCCGGATCGACACCTCGAAGGTCGCGCCGCGGAACGCGCGCACAGCCTTCATGCCTTGCCAGCTTGCCGGCAGCTGCGGCGCCACGCGCAGGCC contains:
- a CDS encoding LacI family DNA-binding transcriptional regulator — its product is MSKSPSTKSRASGRVTLSDVAARAGVAPMTASRAINQPDLVSSLLRQRVEQAVQELGYVPNRAARALASAQSNVIVVLVPSLSNTVFTAVLQGIQDALDDDNYQLLIGNTRYSDAEEEKLLNVYMQSNPDGILLSGLTHSTRVQQMLETSRVPVVSMMDLSADPETLCVGFSQVEAGQAMTRYLIGKGKKRIGFIGAQLDERTLRRAEGYRKAMADAGLADPRLELMVPDPSTIALGAELLGRMLAQVPDCDAIFCCNDDLAHGAIYQCQRRGISVPEQLAICGFNDLPASAWMKPALTTVGTPRYKIGYEAATMLRAAIRGERPAQPHLDLGFTLMARESA
- a CDS encoding gluconokinase — encoded protein: MTKQDAPRWVVMGVAGCGKSSVGAALAERLGVRYVEGDRYHSPENVAKMSAGVPLTDGDRLHWLASLQGEIRDAAQRGEGIVVGCSALKRRYRDLLREGVPNLRFAHLAGSRDLIAERMAARTGHYMPLSLLDSQFATLEPLQPDEAGITLDIREDVAALVDHITTAG